The genomic DNA AAGAGTCTTTTCAGGAGGCACGCTATTAAGCTGGTTCTCCTCCTGGTCCGGCCAATAAGGGTTTCTTACTTTCTACTTTATCCGGCCGTGGGCTTGTTAGGTCGGCTGCTCAAGATAGCGGAACGAGGGGAAGTAGAGACCCCTTATTTGACGCGAGAAGAGCTTAAATTTCTTATTGAGGAGGGAGGGCGTGAGGGTGTCTTAGAAGAAGAGGAAGAAATGCTCACCGGAGCCTTTGAATTGTCTACTACCAGGGTGAAAGAGGTGATGACTCCCAGGGTAGATATGGTTTCCTTTGAGGCTGAAGCGGATATGAACAAAATCCTTCAGGTTATATCCGAACGTAATCATTCCCGAATCCCTGTCTACGGGGATGACATCGATGATGTCTTAGGTATCTTTTATACCAAAGACCTACTGAACTTTTGGGGAGAAGACCCCTCCGAGGTTAGAGCCATTGAATTCATCAGGATCCCCTATTTCGTTCCGGAAAGTAAACCGATTGGGGAATTACTTCGAGAATTTCAGGAAAAACGGATCCATATTGCCATAGTCGTTGACGAATATGGCGGCACGGCCGGTCTGGTCACCCTGGAAGATTTATTAGAGGAACTGGTTGGCGAGATAGAGGATGAGTATGTTCATGATGAGGAATGGGGCCTCAAGGTCGTTGATGAATCTACTTATGAGGTTGACGCTCGAGTAAGCATCGACCAGTTAAGTGAAGAGCTCGATCTTGATCTACCGGAAGAGGATTATGAAACCGTAGGGGGGTTTATTCTTCATCATTTGGGTCGAATACCTCAATCAGGAGAAACAATAAACATTGGAGAACTTAGCTTCCATATCCTGGATGCGGATGAGAAAAGCATCTTGAAGGTCAAGATTATTTCAGGGAAGAAGGCAGCAAACACCTCAAGAGAAATGTAGAAGTTCATATCTATGGTGAGATAAACAAACTCCATACGAATCTTCAAAACCTGTTTAAAAAACATATTGTAACCGTTCACCTCACCCCGGAGACACAGAGACACTGAGAAAAATCTAAAATCATTCTCCGTGTCTCTGTGGTGAACGATTACAACATATTCAAAGAAATTAAGGAAGAGAAAAATATATGAATACTAAAAAAGATATACTTAAAGAGGTTATAGATATTCTGATAAAGGAATATATGCCTGAGAAGATTATCTTGTTTGGGTCTTATTGTTATGGGAAATCAACTAAAGATAGTGACATTGACCTTTTAATAATAAAAGACACACAAAAAAAGAATAGAATAGATAGATTTGTTGAGGTAAAACGAATTATTTACAACCCAAGATTTAAAATTTCTATCTCGCCATTGATTTTAACCAGCAACGAATTAAATGAAAGATTAGAAATGGGCGATGATTTTTTAAGAGAGATTACTACTAAAGGAGAGGTTTTGTATGAAAGATAGAATTGTAAAGGAGTGGTTTGAACGTGGAAAGCACGACTTTTTGACCGCAAAACTAATATTTAGTCAAGCAGGTTATTATGAAGAGGTAATCTTCTTGCTTCACCAGGCAGTAGAAAAGTACCTTAAAGGTTATCTTATCTGGTATGGTTGGGAACCGAGAAAAATCCATGATATTGAAACACTTTTAACAGAAATAATAGAATTTGATAAAGGTTTTGAAAAATATCTGGACTTGGGCAGAAGGCTTACGGGATACTACTATGAAGAGCGGTATCCTCCTGGACCAATCCCAGAGATTTTAGATGAAGAAGTAGAAGATACATTCAAACTTGCAGAAGAGATTATCAATCTGATAAAAAGTAAAGTTAGTGTGGGTGAATAAATATGAGGGTCTTCATTGAAGGGCTAGTGTCTTATCAAG from bacterium includes the following:
- a CDS encoding hemolysin family protein codes for the protein MAERLHRKNPKSAIRNPKSTMIYTLLTLMLIIILLSLSAFFSGAEIGVISANRIRLKHLAEAGLPRAQMMEGLYRYYPQLIVTLLVGANIAEVTITVTAASLFERYQGITAVVVTGVILIFGEIIPKSLFRRHAIKLVLLLVRPIRVSYFLLYPAVGLLGRLLKIAERGEVETPYLTREELKFLIEEGGREGVLEEEEEMLTGAFELSTTRVKEVMTPRVDMVSFEAEADMNKILQVISERNHSRIPVYGDDIDDVLGIFYTKDLLNFWGEDPSEVRAIEFIRIPYFVPESKPIGELLREFQEKRIHIAIVVDEYGGTAGLVTLEDLLEELVGEIEDEYVHDEEWGLKVVDESTYEVDARVSIDQLSEELDLDLPEEDYETVGGFILHHLGRIPQSGETINIGELSFHILDADEKSILKVKIISGKKAANTSREM
- a CDS encoding nucleotidyltransferase domain-containing protein, whose protein sequence is MNTKKDILKEVIDILIKEYMPEKIILFGSYCYGKSTKDSDIDLLIIKDTQKKNRIDRFVEVKRIIYNPRFKISISPLILTSNELNERLEMGDDFLREITTKGEVLYER
- a CDS encoding HEPN domain-containing protein, whose amino-acid sequence is MKDRIVKEWFERGKHDFLTAKLIFSQAGYYEEVIFLLHQAVEKYLKGYLIWYGWEPRKIHDIETLLTEIIEFDKGFEKYLDLGRRLTGYYYEERYPPGPIPEILDEEVEDTFKLAEEIINLIKSKVSVGE